A region of the Mesoterricola sediminis genome:
GAGATCGCCGGGGCCGCCAAGTTCACCTCCAAGCTGGACAACGGGCTCTCCTTCGGGGCCCTCGCCGCGGGGGTGGAGAACGCCCGCGGCACGGTGCGGGAGGCCGACGGGTCCACCCACGGGCTGGCCCTGGCGCCCTTCACCTCGTATGCCGCCTTCCGGGGCTTCCAGCGCCTGGACGAAGTGGGGAGCGGCGTGGGGGTCTTCGCGTCCCGGGTGCGGGAGGCGGATCCCGCGGGGCGCTCGGCCTTCGTGGGCGAGGCCGACGGGGCCCTCAAGAGCCGGGACCGGAGCACGGTGTTCGAATGGAGCCTGGCCGGGAGCCGCGCGGGGGTCCACGGCGAGGAGGCCTCCGGCTCCAAGGCCTACGTCCGGGTCAACCGGCGCTGGGCCTCGGGCTGGCAGATGGAGTTCAACGCCGACAACACGACGAAGGCCTTCAACCCCAACGACCTGGGCTACCTGTCGCGGGCGGATCAGCAGCGGGGCTACTTCAGCCTGGTCCGCCAGTGGGACACCACCCTGGGCCGGACCCGGAACTGGCAGCTGGGCGCCGACGTGTGGTACGGCCGGGACCAGGCCGGGCGGGCCTTCTCCCAGGGCACCAGCGCCTGGGCCCGCATGGACCTCACCACGTTCTGGTCCTTCTGGGGCAGCACCTGGACCAACCTCCCCCTGGAGGATGACCGGGAGCTCCGCACCTGGAGCGATCCCGTCAAGAAGTACCTCCGCCGGCCCCGGAGCAACGGGGTCAACCTGGGCTTCGACACCCCGGGCAACCGCCCGTGGTACGTGCGCATCAGCGCCGACCGGTCCTGGTACCCGGGCGGCCCCACCACGACCACGTCCTGGTCCCAGTCCATCAAGCTGGGCGAGTCCTTCGAGGTGAACACGGACACGAGCTGGGTCCAGGCCGAGGGCGAGCAGCGCTACCTGGAGACCCAGGGGACGATCCCCGTCGTCGGCCTGCGCCGCATGTCCCAGTTCAACGAGACGGTGCGCGTGGCCTACGCCTTCAATCCGCGCCTCTCCGTCCAGGTCCTCAGCCAGTGGCTGCTGGCCAACTGGAATTTCCGGGACACCCAGGCCTACGTGGACGACGAGACCCTGGCCCCCGCGGCCCCGGCCGGCGACACGGCCTTCTCGGACCGCCTCTGGAACGAGAACCTCATCGTGCGGTGGGAGTTCAAGGCCGGCTCCACCCTGTTCTTCGTCTACACCCACGGGGTGGCCACCGACGCCCTCGTGAACGACCGGGGCTCGCTGAGCCCGCGCTCGGACATCTCGGTCCTGGGGCGGCTGCCGTCGGACGACGTGTTCCTGGTGAAGCTGAGCTGGCTCTTCCGCTGATCAGAGCCAGCGCAGGGTCAGGTCCACCAGGCGCCGCACGAACCGGGTGTAGGGCGGGTACATGAGCTGGATGGGGGCGAAGCGGGTCCGCTGGCGGAGCACCGCGCGCTCGTTGGAGAAGGCCAGGAAGCCGTGGTGCCCGTGGGCCTTCCCGAAGCCCGAAGCCCCGACCCCGCCCGCGGGCAGGCCCGGGTGGGCGAAGTGGAGCACGGTGTCCCCCACGCAGGCGCCGCCGGAGGCGGTGCCGGCCAGGATCGCCTCCGCCCCGGCGCGGGTGCCCGTGAAGACGTAGAGGGCCAGGGGCGGGGGGCCCGTGATCACGCGCTCGCGGGCGGCGGCCATGGAGGGCACCGGGATCACGGGCAGGATGGGCCCGAAGATCTCCTCCCCCATGAGGGGGGAGTCGGGGGGGACGTCGGCCACGAGGGTCGGGGCGAAGTAGCGGTCCGCCTCGTCCCAGTCGCCGCCGAGGACGACCCGGCCCGAGGGGGGCGCCAGCAGGGCCCGCAGGCGGTCCAGGTGGGGCCGGGAGATGATCCGCGCGAAGTCCGGGCTGGCCCGGCGCGCCTCCGGCGTGGCGCCGTAGGCCGTCCGGACCGCCCGGGCCAGGGCCTCCACCAGGGCATCGTGCACGGAGGCGTGGACGAACACGTGGTCGGGGGCCACGCAGGTCTGGCCGGCATTGATGAACTTCCCCCACACGATCCGCTTGGCCGCCGTCTCCAGGTCCGCGTCCGCGTCCACGAAGACCGGGGACTTGCCGCCCAGCTCCAGGGTGACGGAGGCGAGGTGCCGGGCCGCGGCCTCCATGACGATCCGGCCCACCCGGGGGCTGCCCGTGAAGAACACGTGGTCGAAGGGCAGGTCCAGCAGGGCCTGGGCGGTCTCCGGCCCGCCCTCCACCAGGTCGACCTCCCCGGGGGGGAAGACCTCGGCCAGGAGGCCGCGGAGGAAGGCGTTGGTGGCGGGGGTGGCCTCGGAGGGCTTGAGGAGCGCGCAGTTGCCGGCGGCGACGGCGGAGACGAGGGGGCCCAGGGCGAGGAGGAGGGGGTAGTTCCAGGGGCTGAGGATGAGGACGACCCCCTTGGGCTCCGGGCGCACCTGGGCGGAACTGCCCAGGAAGGACAGGAAGAGGCCGCCGGACCGGGGGCGCATCCACCGGCCCAGCCGCTTTACCGCCATCCGGATCTCGGTGAGCACGGGGTAGAGTTCCGTGAGGTCCACCTCCGCGGGGGCCTTGCCGAAATCGGCGGCGAGGGCGGCATGGGCCTCGGCCCGGCGGGCCATGAGGGCGTCGAGAAGGGCCACGAGCCGGCGGCGCCGCAGGTCCGCGGTGGTGGCCGCCTGCCGCCAGCGGTGGGCCCGCAGCGCTTCAAAGCGGGCGTGGAGATCCTGGGGGGGCGTCTCGGGCATGGGGGGCTCCGGCGGCCGGTTCCCGCGGGGAAGGGCACGGGATAAGATAATCGCGCTTTCAGCCGGGCGACAGGCCTGAAGCCCCGCCATGCCTGAGCGCACTTCCGACGCGAAGGGGGAAGCCCTGCATCGGCATTGGGGCAAGATGGGGGAGACCCCGGTCCCCATCGGGATCGCCCCGAAGCCATCCTGCCCGCTGCCCTCAGCGTCCAGACCGTTCCAGGAGTTCCATGCACGGCGCCTCTTTCCTCTTCCTCCTCCTGGCGGCGGCCGCCGGTGCGGGCCTGGCGGTGGCCGGTTGGCGTTCCCGCCGGCGCCTGCGGGCCCGGGAGCCCCATCCCCCGGTCCCCGCGTCGGCGCCCTGCGAGGTTCCGGCGGCCCCCGCGGCCGGGGGTGGCGCGGCCGCCTGGGTCCTGCCGGGGATCCGGACGGAACTGGGCCTGGGCTACTGCGCCGGCCGGGAGGACGTCTACCGCCGCATGCTGGAGCGGTTCCGGGACGGGAAGGCCCGGGCGGGCGCGGACCTCCGCCAGGCCCTGGGCGCGGGGGACCTGGAGACCGCCCAGCGTCTGGTCCATACGCTGAAATCCACGGCCATGACCCTGGGAGCGGAGGCCCTGTCCTGGGCCGCCCGGGACCTGGAGGAGGCCCTCCTGCGGGGCGGGAGGCCGCCCGAGGCGGCCGTGGCGTGTTTCGAGGCCCGGCTGGAGGTGGTGGTGGAGGGGCTGCGCAAGGGGCTGGGCGAATAGGAAAAAGCGGCCTGTTTCGAAATTTTAATAACTGGGAAAAACCTAGGAATGACTTGTATGAATGCCAAGTTGGCACTTATGAGCTTGATTCTGTCGTTCGATCGTATTAATGCCTGTTTTCAAGAATTCAATTAAGAGCCAGCGCTCTGGTTTGCTTCTGTATAAAGGACTTGGAAATGGGGAAGGGCCGGGGCGGCCGCGCCGGGGAGGGTTCCGGGACGGAGGGGTTTGTATTAGCCTCTTGTTTCAATTGGCAACATATTCATTCCTGATCGTGAATTTCCTGGCCCCGCGCGGTTCCCCGTTGGAGTTCGCTTGATCCACCCTCGGTCCCCCCAGCCCGATGTTCTGAGCCGCTCCGGGCTGCCTGCGCTGGCCTTCCTGGCGCCCTGGGGGCTGTCGGGATTCCGGTGGCCCGGTGCCTTGGCAGGCGTCCTGGCGGCCGGCTGCACCGTCGCCGCCCGGCGTTTCGCCACCCAGGCCCCCGCGGCCGGCGCCCCCCCGGCGCCCGTCCCGGAGGCCCCCGCGCCGGCGCCCGGGGCGGCCCCCCTGGCCCAGGTGGCCCAGGCCGTGGTGCCGGTGTGGGCGGGGCAGACCGCCGAGGCCCGGCAGCAGATGGAGGAGGCCATCCGGGGCCTGGCCTCGCGGTTCGCGGGCATGCACGGGGAGCTGCGCAAGGCCCTGGACACCTCGGGGCTGGAGAGCAACCGGGAGCTGCAGGGAATCATCGACCGGGGGTCGGAGGCCCTGGCGGGGGTGGTGCGGGACCTGGCGGAGGGGGCCCGGGCCCGGGCCGTGGTGCTGGAGAAGATCCGGGGGCTGGCGGCGATCACGGAGGAGCTGCGGGCCATGAGCGAGGAGGTGGCCTCCATCGCCAACCAGACCAACCTGCTGGCCCTGAACGCGGCCATCGAGGCGGCCCACGCCCGGGAGCTGGGGCGGGGCTTCGCGGTGGTGGCCGACGAGGTGCGCAAGCTCTCGGAGCGCTCGGGCACGACGGGGAACGCGATCACGACCAAGGTGGCGTGGGTGAACCAGTCGCTGCTGGAGACCCTGCGGGAGACGGAGGCCTTCGGGGACCGGGAGGCGGAGGTGATCCACCGGGCGGAGGCGACCATCCACCGGGTGGTGGAGGACATCCAGGCCGGGGCGACGGACCTGTCGGGTTCGGCGCGGCGGTTCGAGGAGGCCGGGGAGGACCTGGGCCGGGAGATCTCGGGGACGCTGGTGCACCTGCAGTTCCAGGACCGGGTCTCGCAGATCCTGCAGAGCGTGATCGCGGACATGGAGAAGTTCGCGGCGGAGGTCGCGGGGGGCGGGGCGCTGGACGCGGCCGCGTGGCTCCGGGACCTGGAGCGCACGTACACGACGCTGGAGCAGCTCGCCGTGCACCACGGCGAGGGCGCGGGGGCGTCCGACGAATCCGACATCACCTTCTTCTGAGTGGAGCCATGGCCAGGACGATCATGATCATCGACGATTCCGTGAGCCTGCGGCAGGTGGTGGGCATCGCCCTCGCCGGGGCGGGCTACGAGGTGATCGAGGCCTGCGACGGCCAGGACGCGCTGTCGAAGCTCACGGGCCAGAAGGTGCACCTGATGGTGTGCGACGTGAACATGCCCAACATGGACGGGATCACGTTCCTGAAGACGGTGCGGACGCTGCCGGCCTACAGATTCACGCCGATCATCATGCTGACGACGGAAGCGGGCGAAGAGAAGAAGAAGGAGGGCCAGGCCGCGGGGGCGCGGGCCTGGGTGGTCAAGCCCTTCAAGCCCGAGCAGCTCCTGATGGCGGTTTCCAAACTCATCCTTCCCTGAGGTGTTGCCATGCTGACGTTCACGCGGTCAGGTTCCACGCTCAAGCTCGAGGGCGAATTGACCATTTTCGAGGCGGCCGAGGCCCGGGCGCGGCTCCGGGAGGAGCTGCGCCAGGCGCCCCTGGAGCTGGACCTGTCCGGGGTGGCGGAGGTGGACACCGCCGGCATCCAGGTCCTGCTCTGGCTCAAGCGGGAGGGCCAGGCCGCGGGGACCCCCGTGCCCTTCGGGAACCACAGCCCCGCGGTGGTGGAGGTCCTCGACCTGCTGCGCCTGGCCGGGGCCTTCGGCGACACCCTCCTCCTCGCCCCCACCCAATCCCCTTCCTGAGGACCGCGCCATGGACATGGATCAGGTCAAGCAGACGTTCATCACGGAGTGCCAGGAGCTCCTGGCGGCCATGGAGGAGGCCCTCCTGGGCCTCGAGGCGCAGCCGGACCCCGCCGAGTCCATCAACGCCATCTTCCGGGCGGTGCACACCATCAAGGGGTCGGCGGGCCTCTTCGGCCTGGATCCCATCGTGCGGTTCGCCCACGCGGTCGAGTCGGTCATGGACCGGGTGCGCGGGGGCCAGCTGGCCCTGGACGGCGACCTGGTGGGGCTCCTCCTGGCCTGCCACGATCACCTCGTGGTCCTCATCCAGGAGGGCACGGACGCCGAAGGGCAGCTCAGCCCGGAGCTCGGCGCGGAAGGGGACCGGCTTCTGGAGGCCCTGGTGCCCTGGCTGAAGGGGGAGGTGGCGACGGCGGCCATCCGGCCTGAACCCACGGGCCATCCGGCCGCGGGCCGCGATCACTGGCACCTGTCGGTGCGCTTCGCCCCCACGGTGCTCCAGACGGGCATGGACCCCCTGTCCTTCGTGCGGTATCTGGGCACCCTGGGCCGGATGGTGCACATGCACGCCCTCCTGGAGGGGCTCCCCGCCGGGGAGGCCTTCGACCCGGAGCAGTGCTACCTGGGCCTGGAGATGGACCTGGAGACGGACGCCGACCGGAAGACCCTGGAGGACGTGTTCGAGTTCGTGCGGGAGGAGAGCCAGGTCCGGCTGATCCCGCCCCAGGCCAAGGTGGAGGCGTACCTGGCCCTGATCCGGGAGCTGCCCGACGAGGAGCACCTGCTGGGCGAGATCCTGGTGGCCGGGGGCTGCATCACCGAGTACGACCTGGCCGAGGCGCTGCGGGTGCAGCGGGAGGCGGAGGACGGCCGGAAGGTGGGGACGATCCTCGTGCAGGACCAGGACGTGCCGGCCCCCGTGGTGGCGGCGGCGCTGGAGAAGCAGAAGAAGGCCCAGGACCGCCAGGCCGGGGAGCTGAAGATCGTGAAGGTCTCGGCGGACAAGCTGGACAAGCTCGTGGACCTGGTGGGAGAGCTGGTGATCGCCGGGGCCAGCGCGCAGACCCGCGCGGCGGGGGCCCGGGACGGATCGCTGCTGGAGTCCCTGACGGTGGTGAACAAGCTCGTGGAGGAGATCCGGGACAACGCCCTGAGTCTGCGGATGGTGCAGATCGGGGAGACGTTCGCGCGGTTCCGGCGGGTGGTGCGGGACGTGTCGAAGGAGCTGGGCAAGGCCATCGACCTGGAGGTGCAGGGGGCCGAGACCGAGCTGGACAAGTCGATCGTGGAGAAGCTGGCGGACCCGCTGATGCACATCGTGCGGAACGCCATCGACCACGGGATCGAGACGCTGGAGGTGCGTCGGGCGCGGGGGAAGCCGGATACGGGTTCGCTGGCGCTGAACGCGTTCCACGAGTCGGGGAGCATCGTCATCGAGGTGAGCGACGACGGCGGCGGCCTGGACCGGGCGCGGATCCTGCGGAAGGCCGTGGAGCGCGGGCTGGTGCAGGAGGGCGCGGAGCTGTCGGACGCGGAGATCAACGCGATGATCTTCGAGCCGGGGTTCTCCACGGCGGCGGCGGTGACGAACCTGTCGGGCCGGGGCGTGGGCATGGACGTGGTGCGCCGGAACATCGACGAGCTGCGGGGCACGGTCGAGGTGGAAAGCTACGAGGGCGCGGGCACGACGATCCGGCTGCGCCTGCCGCTGACCCTGGCCATCATCGACGGCTTCATGGTGACCGTCGGGGAGGCCACGTACGTGGTGCCCCTGGACATGATCATCGAGTGCCTGGACCTGGGCCCGTTCCTGGAGTCGGAGGAGAACCACCTGATCAACCTGCGGGGCGAGGTGCTGCCCTTCCTGCGGCTGCGGGAGGTGCTGGGTTCGCCCGGGGAGCGCCCGGCGCGGGAGCGGGTGGTGGTGGTGCAGTTCGGGGAGACCCGGGCGGGCATCGTCGTGGACCGGCTGCTGGGAGAGTTCCAGACGGTCATCAAGCCGCTGGGGAGCCTGTTCCAGCACCTGCGGGGCGTGGGCGGGTCCACGATCCTGGGCTCGGGCAAGGTGGCCCTGGTCCTGGACGTGCCCGAACTGGTCCAGCTCGCCGTGGGCGGGCGCAGTCAGCCCGGCCGCATCCTCCCGGCCCTCGCCCAGGGCTCCTGATCCATCCCCCCCCTGGGGTTCGTTGACGCACGTGCATTCACGCTTTTCTTTCGTTCCCGGATGTCCGCAACGCGCAGGCTCCGGGCCCCCCTTCCCCCCCTCTCTTCTTGAACGAAGGTGACCCATGAACTGGTTCAGGCGTCTCAGGCTCGCAGCGCAGCTCCTGCTGGCCTTCATCTGCGTTTCCATGGTTTCCGTGATCGTCGGCGGCATCGCCCTGGGCGGCGCGGGCAGCATCAACGACCGCGCCGAGCATACCTACGAGGACGCCGTGGTGCCCCTCCGGAACATGTCGGGGGCCCTGATCGAGCTGGCCTCCCTGCAGCAGCGCTTCCTCTATGCCGTCATCGCGCGCAGCGAGGAGACCCGCGCCAAGGAGACCCAGAACATGGGCAAGGCCCAGACCCAGATCCTGGACTGGGCCAAGAAGGAGCGGGCCACGGACATGACGCCGGCGGAGACCGAGGCCTGGAAGCGCTTCGACGGGGCCTGGCCGGAGTACCTGGCGGTCCTGGAGAAGGGGCTGGCCTTCGCGAAGGCCAAGAAGGACGATGAGGCCCGGCGGGTGATGGAGGAGGAGGCGCGGCCCCGGTACCTGGCCCTCCGCAAGACCTTCGACGAGATCATCGAGGCCAACCTCGGGGCCGCCGAGAAGGCCACCAAGGCCAACCAGGCCCTCTACGTGTCCTTCCGGGGCACCACCCTGGCGGTCATCGTCGTGGGCTTCGCCCTGTCCATCGGCCTGGGCCTGCTGGTCACCCGGGTGATCCGCGGCCAGGTGGGTGGCGAGCCGAAGGACGCCGCCGACGTGGCCCAGAAGGTGGCCGCCGGCGACCTCACCGTGGAGGTGGACCTGGCCCGGGGCGACACGACGAGCATGATGGCCTCCATCCACGCCATGGTCCTCAAGCTCCGCGAGGTGATCGGGCAGGTGCGCGAGAACGCCGAGTCCCTGGTGGGGGCCTCGGAGCAGCTCAGCTCCACGGCCCAGTCCCTGAGCCAGGGCGCCAGTGAACAGGCCGCCAGCGTGGAGGAGACCAGCGCCTCCATGGAGCAGATGAGCGCGTCCATCGCCCAGAACAACGAGAACGCCAAGGTCACCGGCGACATCGCGACCCGGACGGCCAAGGAAGCGGGTGAAGGCGGCGAGGCCGTGCGGGCCACCGTCGGCGCCATGAAGCAGATCGCCCAGAAGATCGCCATCATCGACGACATCGCCTACCAGACCAACCTCCTGGCCCTCAACGCCGCCATCGAGGCGGGCCGGGCCGGGGAGCACGGCCGCGGCTTCGCCGTGGTGGCCGCCGAGGTCCGCAAGCTGGCCGAGCGCAGCCAGGTGGCGGCCCAGGAAATCGGGGAGGTGGCCACCAGCAGCGTCGAACTCGCGGAACGGGCCGGCAAGCTTCTCGATGCCATCGTGCCCTCCATCCAGAAGACCTCGGACCTGGTCATGGAGATCGCCGCCGCCAGCAGCGAGCAGAACGCGGGGGTCGGCCAGATCAACGGGGCCATCGGGCAGATCAGCCAGGCGGTGGCCCAGAACGCGGCCGCCTCGGAGGAAATGGCCTCCACGTCCGAGGAAGTGAGCGCCCAGGCCGAAGAACTGCAGTCGGTCATGGCCTTCTTCCACCTGGACCGCGGCCCCGCCCGGACGGCGGCTAAGCGGTCGGGCGGCGCCCGCGCGGCCGCCAAGCCCGGGCCGGCCCGGGCCCGGGCCGCCCAGGCTGACGTGGACGAGCGCGAATTCACGAACTTCTGACGGGACCGGATCCCCCGGCATGACAAAGGAGGGCGCCATGGGCGCACCCATGCGTTTGGACAAGCGGGTCCGGGGCCAGGCGAACCTGGAAGCCTCGGCCCAGAAGACCCAGTACCTGGCCTTCGACCTGAACGGCGAAGCCTTCGCCATGGACATCCGGTGCATCAAGGAAGTCATCCAGTACGGGGCCCTGACGGCGGTCCCCCTGATGCCGGACTTCATCCGCGGGGTGATCAACCTGCGGGGCGCCGTGGTGCCCGTGGTGGACCTCTCGGTCCGCTTCGGGCGGACGCCCACGGACGTGGCGCGGCGCACCTGTGTCGTGATCCTGGAGGTGCCCTCGGAGGGCGGGACGGTGGAGTTGGGCATCCTGGTGGACAACGTCAGCGAGGTCCTGGACATCGCCGAGGCGGACATCGAGCCCGCCCCCGCCTTCGGCAGCGCCCTGCGCTCCGAATTCATCGCGGGGGTGGGCAAGGTGGGCGGGCGGTTCGTGATCCTTTTGGACGTGGCCCATGTCCTCTCCATCGAAGAGATGACGGCCCTGGCCTCCTCCTGCGCGCCGACGGAAATTGGGTAAAAATCGGCGTTTCGGAAATTAAACAAATAGGCAAAAATCGACGCCGCATGGCGGTGTGGAGGGGTGTATCCGCCGGGATATAAATGCATTTTTACATGTCGGCCTGAGCATTCCGAGGGATGACCGATGGTCAGTTGGGGCGACGGGTGGCGGGGACGCCCGATGGGCCGGGGCCCGGGCGGACTCCCGCGGGGCGGGCCGGGTGCCGGGAGGCTTAACAGGGTGGAATTTCCGTATTAGCCTTCCCCCATCGTTCTCAGTCGATCCGTTCCGCAGGTGCGACCTGCGTCCCTAGGCCCCAGCTCCCCGGGTTCTGCCCGGTGTTCCTGACCCGCGTCCCCGGACGCGGGGCGGGGGGCCGTGCGCCGGTCCATGGCCGGTTCCAGACCCGTGCCCGACCCCGTCCCTTCTGGAGGTACCCATGTCCTGGTTCAAGTCCCTTCGCCTGGCCACCCAGCTCCTCGTGGGCTTCATCACCGTCGCCTTCCTGGCCGGGGTGGTGGGGGTCATCGGCCTCGTCTACATCCAGTGGCTGGCCAAGGCCGACGCCTACATGTACGAACGGACGATGGCCCCCATGAAGGACGTGGTGGCCATCGTCAGCAATTTCCAGCTGAAGCGCAACACCCTCAGCAAGGTGGTGGCCGCCCCGGACCGGGAGAAGCTGGACGCCCTTCTGGAGGCCCTGCCCAGGCTCGACAAGGCCATCCAGGACGCCAGCGCCTCCTATGCCCGGGGCTTCGTGAACGCCGAGGACAAGGCCGACTTCGAGCGCCTCATGGCCACCTTCGAGGCCTATGACCGGGAGGTGACCGGGCCCACCATCGCGGCGAAGCGCGCCAACAAGGTCGCCGACGCCGTGGCCATCTCCTACAGCGCCCGCGTGGTGCAGCTGGGCGGCGAGGTCAATGCGTGCCTGGACAAGCTGGTCCAGGTGAACCTGGACACGGCCCACCACGTGTCCGAGGCCAATGAAAAGACGGCCACTTCCGCCACCGAAGGGATGGGGGCCGCCATCACCGCCGCCGTGGTCGTCGCCATCGTCCTGGGCCTGCTGGTGACCCGCCTCATCAAGGGCCAGGTGGGGGGCGAGCCCGCGGAGGCGGCCCTCGTGGCGCAGCGGGTGGCCGCCGGCGACCTCACCGTGGAAGTGGCGCTGGCGCCGGGCGACACCACGAGCCTGATGGCCTCCATCCACGGGATGGTGGCCAAGCTCCGGGAGGTCATCGGCCAGGTGCGGGAGACCGCGGGCAGCCTCGTCGGCGCCTCGGAGCAGCTCAGCGCCACGGCCCAGTCCCTGAGCCAGGGCGCCAGT
Encoded here:
- a CDS encoding chemotaxis protein CheW, yielding MGAPMRLDKRVRGQANLEASAQKTQYLAFDLNGEAFAMDIRCIKEVIQYGALTAVPLMPDFIRGVINLRGAVVPVVDLSVRFGRTPTDVARRTCVVILEVPSEGGTVELGILVDNVSEVLDIAEADIEPAPAFGSALRSEFIAGVGKVGGRFVILLDVAHVLSIEEMTALASSCAPTEIG
- a CDS encoding response regulator → MARTIMIIDDSVSLRQVVGIALAGAGYEVIEACDGQDALSKLTGQKVHLMVCDVNMPNMDGITFLKTVRTLPAYRFTPIIMLTTEAGEEKKKEGQAAGARAWVVKPFKPEQLLMAVSKLILP
- a CDS encoding DUF5916 domain-containing protein, translated to MNFERSRRWGRWVLAGALLGALAGGLPLDAGLIAIRARGPIRPDGRMAEPDWDRAPAATGFKESWPEFGLDSALPTYVKVLYDDNYLYVGARMDRGAGNGPARRLHRRDQDSQTDWFSVYIDSRRDRRTAFGFMVNAAGVQRDAIFTGDSSSADASWDAVWESGVRVDDRGWTAVLKIPLSALRMANGSERQVWGINFSRTAHGSVRETSYWDLPPRGENAFASRFPDLEGIEGVRPRLRREWIPFLSLQRKASTANVYDDRGWKGNTGLDAHLGLSPSASLDLAVRPDFAQVEVDQAVLNLSTVETLFPEKRPFFLEGMELFQVPGTRLFYSRRIGRSLASPDLEDGQTLLEGPATAEIAGAAKFTSKLDNGLSFGALAAGVENARGTVREADGSTHGLALAPFTSYAAFRGFQRLDEVGSGVGVFASRVREADPAGRSAFVGEADGALKSRDRSTVFEWSLAGSRAGVHGEEASGSKAYVRVNRRWASGWQMEFNADNTTKAFNPNDLGYLSRADQQRGYFSLVRQWDTTLGRTRNWQLGADVWYGRDQAGRAFSQGTSAWARMDLTTFWSFWGSTWTNLPLEDDRELRTWSDPVKKYLRRPRSNGVNLGFDTPGNRPWYVRISADRSWYPGGPTTTTSWSQSIKLGESFEVNTDTSWVQAEGEQRYLETQGTIPVVGLRRMSQFNETVRVAYAFNPRLSVQVLSQWLLANWNFRDTQAYVDDETLAPAAPAGDTAFSDRLWNENLIVRWEFKAGSTLFFVYTHGVATDALVNDRGSLSPRSDISVLGRLPSDDVFLVKLSWLFR
- a CDS encoding methyl-accepting chemotaxis protein; this translates as MAGVLAAGCTVAARRFATQAPAAGAPPAPVPEAPAPAPGAAPLAQVAQAVVPVWAGQTAEARQQMEEAIRGLASRFAGMHGELRKALDTSGLESNRELQGIIDRGSEALAGVVRDLAEGARARAVVLEKIRGLAAITEELRAMSEEVASIANQTNLLALNAAIEAAHARELGRGFAVVADEVRKLSERSGTTGNAITTKVAWVNQSLLETLRETEAFGDREAEVIHRAEATIHRVVEDIQAGATDLSGSARRFEEAGEDLGREISGTLVHLQFQDRVSQILQSVIADMEKFAAEVAGGGALDAAAWLRDLERTYTTLEQLAVHHGEGAGASDESDITFF
- a CDS encoding aldehyde dehydrogenase family protein; amino-acid sequence: MPETPPQDLHARFEALRAHRWRQAATTADLRRRRLVALLDALMARRAEAHAALAADFGKAPAEVDLTELYPVLTEIRMAVKRLGRWMRPRSGGLFLSFLGSSAQVRPEPKGVVLILSPWNYPLLLALGPLVSAVAAGNCALLKPSEATPATNAFLRGLLAEVFPPGEVDLVEGGPETAQALLDLPFDHVFFTGSPRVGRIVMEAAARHLASVTLELGGKSPVFVDADADLETAAKRIVWGKFINAGQTCVAPDHVFVHASVHDALVEALARAVRTAYGATPEARRASPDFARIISRPHLDRLRALLAPPSGRVVLGGDWDEADRYFAPTLVADVPPDSPLMGEEIFGPILPVIPVPSMAAARERVITGPPPLALYVFTGTRAGAEAILAGTASGGACVGDTVLHFAHPGLPAGGVGASGFGKAHGHHGFLAFSNERAVLRQRTRFAPIQLMYPPYTRFVRRLVDLTLRWL
- a CDS encoding methyl-accepting chemotaxis protein; protein product: MNWFRRLRLAAQLLLAFICVSMVSVIVGGIALGGAGSINDRAEHTYEDAVVPLRNMSGALIELASLQQRFLYAVIARSEETRAKETQNMGKAQTQILDWAKKERATDMTPAETEAWKRFDGAWPEYLAVLEKGLAFAKAKKDDEARRVMEEEARPRYLALRKTFDEIIEANLGAAEKATKANQALYVSFRGTTLAVIVVGFALSIGLGLLVTRVIRGQVGGEPKDAADVAQKVAAGDLTVEVDLARGDTTSMMASIHAMVLKLREVIGQVRENAESLVGASEQLSSTAQSLSQGASEQAASVEETSASMEQMSASIAQNNENAKVTGDIATRTAKEAGEGGEAVRATVGAMKQIAQKIAIIDDIAYQTNLLALNAAIEAGRAGEHGRGFAVVAAEVRKLAERSQVAAQEIGEVATSSVELAERAGKLLDAIVPSIQKTSDLVMEIAAASSEQNAGVGQINGAIGQISQAVAQNAAASEEMASTSEEVSAQAEELQSVMAFFHLDRGPARTAAKRSGGARAAAKPGPARARAAQADVDEREFTNF
- a CDS encoding chemotaxis protein CheA; the encoded protein is MDMDQVKQTFITECQELLAAMEEALLGLEAQPDPAESINAIFRAVHTIKGSAGLFGLDPIVRFAHAVESVMDRVRGGQLALDGDLVGLLLACHDHLVVLIQEGTDAEGQLSPELGAEGDRLLEALVPWLKGEVATAAIRPEPTGHPAAGRDHWHLSVRFAPTVLQTGMDPLSFVRYLGTLGRMVHMHALLEGLPAGEAFDPEQCYLGLEMDLETDADRKTLEDVFEFVREESQVRLIPPQAKVEAYLALIRELPDEEHLLGEILVAGGCITEYDLAEALRVQREAEDGRKVGTILVQDQDVPAPVVAAALEKQKKAQDRQAGELKIVKVSADKLDKLVDLVGELVIAGASAQTRAAGARDGSLLESLTVVNKLVEEIRDNALSLRMVQIGETFARFRRVVRDVSKELGKAIDLEVQGAETELDKSIVEKLADPLMHIVRNAIDHGIETLEVRRARGKPDTGSLALNAFHESGSIVIEVSDDGGGLDRARILRKAVERGLVQEGAELSDAEINAMIFEPGFSTAAAVTNLSGRGVGMDVVRRNIDELRGTVEVESYEGAGTTIRLRLPLTLAIIDGFMVTVGEATYVVPLDMIIECLDLGPFLESEENHLINLRGEVLPFLRLREVLGSPGERPARERVVVVQFGETRAGIVVDRLLGEFQTVIKPLGSLFQHLRGVGGSTILGSGKVALVLDVPELVQLAVGGRSQPGRILPALAQGS
- a CDS encoding STAS domain-containing protein produces the protein MLTFTRSGSTLKLEGELTIFEAAEARARLREELRQAPLELDLSGVAEVDTAGIQVLLWLKREGQAAGTPVPFGNHSPAVVEVLDLLRLAGAFGDTLLLAPTQSPS
- a CDS encoding Hpt domain-containing protein; the encoded protein is MHGASFLFLLLAAAAGAGLAVAGWRSRRRLRAREPHPPVPASAPCEVPAAPAAGGGAAAWVLPGIRTELGLGYCAGREDVYRRMLERFRDGKARAGADLRQALGAGDLETAQRLVHTLKSTAMTLGAEALSWAARDLEEALLRGGRPPEAAVACFEARLEVVVEGLRKGLGE